A portion of the Celeribacter baekdonensis genome contains these proteins:
- a CDS encoding proteasome-type protease translates to MTYCVGMMLNKGLVMMSDTRTNAGVDNISTFKKMFTWEEPGERILTLMTAGNLATTQALVSLLDERTKAPGDREPSILGAPSMFQVARIVAQTLKDLITTHADEGQRAASTFNATVLLGGQIKGSPPRLFLIYPEGNFIEAGDETPFFQIGETKYGKPILVRAYDPDMSFEDAVKLTLVSFDSTVKANLSVGLPFDLQVIETDTYKVTHQRRISADDEYFQTISSGWGEALKTAMDSLPGFTF, encoded by the coding sequence CGTCGATAACATTTCCACTTTCAAAAAGATGTTCACCTGGGAAGAGCCTGGTGAGCGTATTTTGACATTGATGACGGCGGGCAATCTGGCGACGACACAGGCTTTGGTCTCTTTGCTCGACGAGCGCACCAAAGCACCGGGGGATCGCGAGCCCTCGATCCTTGGCGCGCCTTCAATGTTCCAAGTGGCGCGCATTGTCGCGCAGACCCTCAAAGATCTGATCACCACCCACGCCGACGAAGGCCAGCGCGCCGCAAGCACGTTCAACGCCACCGTGCTTTTGGGCGGTCAAATCAAAGGCTCGCCGCCGCGTTTGTTTTTGATCTATCCCGAGGGCAATTTCATCGAGGCGGGGGATGAGACGCCGTTTTTCCAAATCGGTGAAACCAAATACGGCAAACCGATTTTGGTGCGCGCTTATGACCCGGATATGTCCTTTGAAGATGCGGTCAAATTGACACTGGTCTCCTTTGACAGCACGGTGAAAGCCAATCTTTCCGTCGGCCTGCCGTTCGATTTGCAAGTCATCGAAACCGACACCTATAAAGTCACGCACCAACGCCGTATTTCGGCGGATGACGAATATTTCCAAACGATTTCATCGGGTTGGGGCGAGGCGTTGAAAACTGCGATGGACAGTCTTCCGGGCTTTACCTTTTAA
- a CDS encoding L-threonylcarbamoyladenylate synthase, whose protein sequence is MMDHSVNADADRVAAALMDGQIVLLPTDTVIGLAACPTQAEAVARVFDLKARARSKNLPIMIAAQDQIDMLGGIANSAVEKMLSSGHMPGPLTVALGVDATRAPDWLQDREEIAFRIPNDALLLAVLRRTGPLLVTSANRSGQETPNTTEAALAQLNGAPDVVVAGVGRGSQPSTLVNCRVTPARIERLGAVSENEIATILEGLQ, encoded by the coding sequence ATGATGGACCACTCTGTGAACGCAGATGCAGACCGGGTCGCGGCCGCATTGATGGACGGTCAGATCGTGTTGCTGCCGACCGATACTGTGATTGGGCTCGCCGCGTGCCCCACACAGGCCGAGGCCGTGGCGCGCGTCTTTGATTTAAAGGCCCGCGCGCGCTCGAAAAACCTACCCATCATGATCGCCGCACAGGACCAAATCGACATGCTTGGCGGCATCGCCAATTCTGCGGTCGAAAAGATGCTCAGCTCGGGTCATATGCCGGGGCCGCTCACCGTGGCCTTGGGGGTCGATGCCACGCGCGCGCCCGACTGGCTTCAGGACCGCGAGGAGATTGCCTTTCGTATTCCAAACGATGCACTGCTTTTGGCCGTTTTGCGCCGCACCGGACCGCTCTTGGTCACCTCGGCCAACCGTTCAGGACAAGAGACGCCAAACACAACAGAGGCTGCACTGGCGCAGCTGAATGGCGCGCCGGACGTGGTCGTCGCGGGCGTGGGGCGCGGCTCACAGCCATCGACCTTGGTGAATTGTCGTGTCACCCCGGCGCGGATCGAGCGCCTTGGCGCGGTGTCTGAGAACGAAATCGCCACGATTTTGGAGGGCCTTCAATGA
- the tsaE gene encoding tRNA (adenosine(37)-N6)-threonylcarbamoyltransferase complex ATPase subunit type 1 TsaE: MARTVTLIAKDEAATARVAAALAPLLRPTDVILLDGSLAAGKTFFTRALVRALGSEEAVTSPTYTIANIYETPRATVLHVDAYRLTSAQEFYHLGLEDYFDTGIAVIEWGERIAESYGSALSIHIGFGEDDSARILSVSASAPRWATVLDAMEALA, encoded by the coding sequence GTGGCACGCACAGTGACATTGATTGCGAAAGACGAAGCCGCGACCGCGCGTGTTGCGGCGGCGCTGGCCCCGTTGTTGCGTCCCACCGATGTGATCTTGCTGGATGGCAGCCTGGCGGCGGGAAAGACATTTTTCACCCGCGCCTTGGTCCGTGCTCTTGGATCAGAGGAGGCGGTGACCAGCCCGACCTATACCATCGCCAATATTTACGAGACGCCAAGGGCCACGGTGTTGCATGTCGACGCCTACCGCCTGACCAGCGCACAAGAGTTCTATCACCTTGGATTAGAAGACTATTTTGACACAGGCATTGCCGTGATCGAATGGGGTGAGCGGATCGCAGAAAGCTATGGCTCCGCTCTGTCAATCCACATTGGCTTTGGCGAGGATGACAGCGCACGGATCTTATCAGTTTCCGCCTCTGCCCCGCGATGGGCTACGGTTTTAGATGCAATGGAGGCGCTGGCATGA
- the dtd gene encoding D-aminoacyl-tRNA deacylase has protein sequence MRALVQRISEAAVRVDGAVVGQSGPGLLVLICAMRGDSEAQAEKLADKISKLRIFQDDAGKMNLSVRDIQGSALVVSQFTLAAETKGNRPGFSTAAAPDIGNALYAHFTDALRQTGVPCETGIFGADMKVSLINDGPITIWLDTDQ, from the coding sequence ATGAGAGCGCTGGTTCAACGCATCTCTGAAGCCGCTGTGCGAGTCGATGGTGCGGTGGTTGGACAATCCGGGCCGGGGCTTTTGGTGCTGATCTGTGCGATGCGTGGCGACAGCGAGGCGCAGGCCGAAAAACTGGCTGACAAAATTTCAAAGCTGCGGATTTTTCAAGATGATGCGGGCAAAATGAACCTGTCTGTCCGCGACATCCAAGGCAGTGCGCTTGTGGTCAGCCAATTTACGCTCGCCGCCGAGACAAAAGGCAATCGTCCGGGGTTTTCCACCGCCGCTGCACCCGACATTGGGAACGCGCTCTACGCGCATTTCACCGATGCCCTGCGCCAGACGGGCGTCCCCTGTGAGACCGGAATTTTTGGCGCCGATATGAAGGTGAGCCTGATCAATGACGGTCCGATTACGATTTGGCTCGACACCGATCAGTGA
- the tsaD gene encoding tRNA (adenosine(37)-N6)-threonylcarbamoyltransferase complex transferase subunit TsaD encodes MSDLILGIETSCDDTSVALVDRSGHVAAIKTVSQYTVHEAFGGVYPELASRAHLEAILPTIQSVMDEAAVTPKDLCAIGVTRGPGLIGSLLVGLSTAEALSLGWGVPAYGVNHLRGHIRSVELEDGQTEFPAVIMLVSGGHTLIAELKDAWSYRLLGTTRDDSVGESYDKVARMLGLGMPGGPAIDRAAKLGTPVLRLPRPMKNEGYEFSFSGLKSSVARHIENHPDVSLEDMSASFVAACLDVLVAKADRALSECKPRSLVIVGGVSASPQLRDAMTDVAGRHGVNLCLPPVKWATDNAAMIAMATWDYIERGVKPALFPTPNLSLETP; translated from the coding sequence ATGAGCGATCTGATCCTCGGCATCGAGACCTCATGCGACGACACTTCGGTGGCACTTGTCGACCGATCCGGGCATGTGGCGGCGATCAAGACCGTGTCACAATATACGGTGCATGAGGCTTTTGGCGGGGTTTATCCCGAGCTGGCATCACGCGCGCATCTTGAGGCGATTTTGCCAACAATTCAGTCGGTTATGGATGAGGCCGCGGTCACTCCTAAGGACCTCTGCGCAATTGGCGTGACCCGCGGGCCGGGATTGATCGGCTCGCTTTTGGTCGGGCTGTCCACGGCTGAGGCGCTGTCCTTGGGCTGGGGCGTGCCGGCATATGGCGTCAACCATTTGCGTGGGCATATTCGCTCGGTCGAGTTGGAAGACGGCCAAACAGAATTCCCCGCCGTGATCATGTTGGTGTCAGGTGGGCACACGTTGATCGCGGAGTTGAAAGATGCGTGGTCCTACCGCCTGTTGGGCACGACGCGGGACGATTCCGTCGGTGAAAGCTACGACAAGGTGGCGCGGATGTTGGGGCTTGGCATGCCGGGCGGCCCGGCGATTGACCGGGCGGCAAAATTGGGCACGCCGGTGTTGCGCCTGCCACGGCCGATGAAAAATGAGGGCTATGAGTTCTCGTTTTCCGGCCTGAAATCTTCGGTTGCGCGCCATATTGAAAACCACCCAGACGTCAGCCTTGAGGACATGTCGGCGTCGTTTGTCGCCGCCTGTCTCGACGTGTTGGTGGCCAAGGCAGACCGGGCGCTGTCAGAGTGCAAACCGCGGTCTTTGGTGATTGTCGGTGGGGTGTCCGCCTCGCCACAGTTGCGCGACGCGATGACGGATGTGGCCGGGCGGCACGGCGTCAACCTGTGCCTGCCGCCGGTGAAATGGGCGACGGACAATGCGGCGATGATTGCCATGGCGACATGGGATTACATCGAGCGTGGGGTCAAACCAGCGCTGTTCCCAACACCCAATCTCAGCCTTGAGACGCCTTAA
- a CDS encoding L-threonylcarbamoyladenylate synthase → MSKPVLTIRKSDLTRNGSLSTRHLDEVSQLLADGGLVLLPSDTCYSLSGSVRSGEVANRVNFALRRNVSDPISVSAANVKDATFYLEDSPVASALFDHFTPGPITVVAQASASIRKQTQLIEMTIKSQDGTIGMRIPDSVIERDLCAMVRNGLLTTTAVRQAADTLAQNTIREFDRALDLVAKGMARLKTVPWAAIEGDAFRATHSTVVRIEPRGKITILREGDIAKAKIEAVVAALPRSMRY, encoded by the coding sequence ATGAGCAAGCCAGTCCTGACCATTCGCAAGAGTGACCTCACCCGCAACGGGTCTTTGAGTACGCGGCATTTAGATGAGGTCTCCCAGCTTCTCGCCGATGGTGGCTTGGTTCTTTTGCCAAGCGATACCTGCTATTCTCTTTCTGGAAGTGTGCGTTCTGGCGAGGTGGCAAACCGGGTCAATTTTGCCTTGCGCCGGAATGTGTCTGACCCGATTTCCGTCTCCGCCGCCAATGTCAAAGACGCCACTTTCTATCTGGAAGACAGCCCTGTGGCCTCGGCCCTTTTTGACCATTTCACGCCCGGTCCGATCACGGTTGTGGCCCAAGCCAGCGCATCCATCCGAAAGCAAACCCAATTAATTGAAATGACGATCAAATCACAAGACGGCACCATCGGAATGAGAATCCCCGACAGCGTCATTGAACGTGATCTTTGTGCCATGGTGAGAAACGGGTTATTGACCACAACTGCGGTGCGCCAAGCCGCCGATACGCTGGCGCAAAACACAATCCGAGAGTTTGATCGGGCGCTTGATCTGGTCGCCAAAGGGATGGCGCGCCTCAAAACAGTGCCATGGGCGGCGATTGAAGGGGACGCGTTTCGTGCAACCCATTCGACTGTGGTGCGCATTGAACCACGTGGAAAGATCACCATCTTACGCGAAGGCGATATCGCCAAAGCCAAGATTGAAGCCGTGGTGGCCGCGCTGCCTCGGAGCATGAGGTACTGA